A stretch of Telopea speciosissima isolate NSW1024214 ecotype Mountain lineage chromosome 11, Tspe_v1, whole genome shotgun sequence DNA encodes these proteins:
- the LOC122644874 gene encoding uncharacterized protein LOC122644874 has protein sequence MAMKRKQSEVIEVSSVSERDTAVKRKLRDNNDPLVKLKLGGGDTSVGLVKKKLMKSDLNNLSRLILPGADVRKHVLPLLHPWEVHDVEGAGLIMHVKDLDTGTQHRMSFKKWESSGSYKLGLRWISDFVRRRNLQKDDMIVMFWVNDDSDSTRRGFCFYVAKRSYPTPNPQLCKFAQKFLRLSLPTPDFSDWSSIDAWDENFPKNN, from the coding sequence ATGGCAATGAAGAGAAAGCAATCAGAAGTAATAGAAGTTTCTTCTGTTTCTGAGAGAGACACGGCAGTGAAAAGAAAGCTAAGAGACAATAATGATCCATTAGTGAAGCTGAAGCTAGGGGGTGGGGATACATCAGTTGGACTCGTGAAGAAGAAACTGATGAAAAGTGATCTTAATAATCTCAGCAGATTGATATTGCCAGGGGCAGATGTAAGGAAGCATGTTCTGCCATTGCTTCATCCCTGGGAAGTCCATGACGTGGAAGGAGCAGGACTGATAATGCATGTGAAGGACTTGGACACAGGTACACAGCATCGGATGAGTTTCAAGAAATGGGAGAGCAGCGGTTCTTACAAGCTTGGGCTGCGTTGGATTTCGGATTTCGTAAGGAGAAGAAATCTTCAAAAGGACGACATGATCGTCATGTTCTGGGTCAACGACGATTCCGATTCCACCAGGAGGGGCTTCTGTTTCTATGTTGCCAAAAGATCCTACCCTACACCGAATCCTCAGCTCTGTAAATTCGCACAGAAATTCCTCCGTCTCAGCTTGCCTACGCCTGATTTTTCTGATTGGTCGTCCATCGATGCATGGGATGAAAACTTCCCAAAAAATAACTAG